In Bacteroidota bacterium, a single genomic region encodes these proteins:
- a CDS encoding MFS transporter yields the protein MNQTKQATNWGALSVLISVFFFWGFVAASNGVFIPYCKAKFGLDQFQSQLIDFAFYGAYYLGALLLFLMSGSMKVDILNKWGFKNGIIYGLLISTAGAIAMIGAVNMGVYGMILGALFIVALGFSLQQTSAQPFAVSMGDPSTGASRLNLAGGINSLGTTIGPIAVGLALFGTASFSEDMIKNSSLGSMLALYGGVAFLFLLAAGIFFLSKKLPAGKNEEKFESANKAKNLLVSITVILIVLFGYIFSRYTDPEFIENLKNHVHDYLGLMLSFIALLVVVFGLLYANSSAKKAAEGWGAMQYPQLVLGMLAIFTYVGVEVSVQSNLGELLKNPDFGGLTPGELAPYISMYWGSLMIGRWTGAISVFDISKSTKNILFVLVPVIAFGVILFFNSMAGHDVSHLYVYIACVAFQIVGFFLGAEKPAKTLLVFGSMGVIATLIGLATTGQLAVFAFMSGGLFCSIMWPCIFSLSISGLGKYTSQGSAFLIMMILGGGIIPPLQGKLADIIGIHASYIVPVACFAYLAFFAFKVRGILKAQGIDYENASAGGGH from the coding sequence ATGAACCAAACCAAACAAGCAACTAATTGGGGAGCCCTATCGGTGCTCATATCTGTGTTTTTCTTCTGGGGTTTTGTGGCGGCAAGCAACGGAGTATTTATTCCATATTGCAAAGCAAAATTTGGCTTAGATCAATTTCAAAGTCAGTTGATTGATTTTGCCTTTTATGGCGCGTATTACTTGGGGGCACTTTTGTTGTTTTTGATGAGTGGTAGTATGAAAGTGGATATTTTGAATAAATGGGGATTTAAGAATGGAATTATTTATGGATTATTAATCAGCACAGCAGGTGCGATAGCAATGATTGGTGCAGTAAATATGGGAGTATATGGAATGATACTCGGCGCTTTGTTTATTGTTGCCTTGGGATTCTCTCTGCAACAAACATCGGCGCAACCATTCGCCGTTTCTATGGGTGATCCATCTACCGGTGCTTCTCGCTTAAATTTAGCAGGAGGAATTAACTCTTTGGGAACTACCATTGGTCCAATTGCTGTTGGATTGGCATTATTTGGCACAGCATCCTTCAGCGAAGACATGATAAAAAATTCGTCACTTGGTTCTATGCTTGCCTTGTATGGAGGAGTTGCCTTTTTGTTTTTATTAGCTGCCGGTATATTCTTCCTTTCCAAAAAACTTCCTGCCGGAAAAAATGAAGAAAAATTTGAAAGCGCCAACAAAGCAAAAAATCTTTTGGTAAGTATTACAGTGATTTTAATTGTGCTCTTCGGCTATATTTTTTCGCGTTACACCGATCCTGAATTTATCGAAAACTTAAAAAACCATGTGCACGATTACCTAGGGCTTATGCTCTCGTTCATTGCCTTGTTGGTAGTTGTGTTTGGCTTACTCTATGCGAATAGTTCAGCAAAAAAAGCTGCCGAAGGTTGGGGCGCAATGCAATATCCTCAATTGGTATTGGGCATGCTCGCTATCTTTACCTATGTTGGTGTGGAAGTTTCAGTACAAAGTAATCTTGGTGAATTATTGAAAAATCCTGATTTCGGTGGGCTAACCCCCGGTGAATTAGCACCGTATATTAGCATGTATTGGGGTAGTTTAATGATTGGACGCTGGACAGGTGCTATTTCTGTTTTTGATATTTCTAAATCCACCAAAAATATTTTGTTTGTGCTTGTTCCTGTAATTGCATTTGGAGTGATCTTATTTTTTAACTCTATGGCGGGACATGATGTAAGCCACCTTTATGTGTACATTGCCTGCGTTGCATTTCAAATAGTTGGTTTCTTTTTAGGCGCCGAAAAACCGGCTAAAACTTTACTCGTTTTTGGTAGTATGGGAGTAATTGCAACACTGATTGGCTTAGCTACTACAGGTCAATTAGCTGTATTTGCTTTTATGAGTGGCGGATTGTTTTGCAGCATCATGTGGCCATGCATATTTTCATTGAGTATTTCCGGCTTAGGGAAATACACTTCTCAGGGTTCTGCTTTTTTAATTATGATGATTTTAGGTGGTGGAATCATTCCTCCCTTGCAAGGTAAACTTGCTGATATTATTGGCATTCATGCTTCCTATATTGTGCCGGTTGCTTGCTTTGCTTACCTTGCTTTTTTTGCATTTAAAGTACGTGGAATATTGAAAGCACAAGGCATTGATTATGAAAATGCGAGTGCTGGAGGTGGGCATTAA
- a CDS encoding PD40 domain-containing protein yields MSSKHTFLIFFFWLLIQQRTLGEPGAGNDTLPTISTLDEQRLLRADELFELKNYIAAMPLFDTLSVHYPQSVLFKLKTGICFLHASSKHDKALIYLQDVKKRKPDLEGIDYYLGRAYLYNYLYDEAIQSFQKYQQIPDRRNVIKFDVSHFIDYCNNGKNVIKDPLSIYIDNVGKPINTDNSEYVPVIASDESFLIYTYRGERSLGGKQNARNRPDAEGEYYEDIFISYRIGDHWLFPEPLANINTINHDAAIALSVDGQKLFVFKATKKDKGDIYISHLNGLDWSVPERLNANINTNYWEGSITMSSDEKTIYFTSARPGGFGGRDIYKSIKQADGSWGPALNLGSSINTQYNEDAPFLHPNSKLFYFSSEGHNSIGGYDIFKSEVSHDSLTAPVNLGFPVNTSSDDKYISISSNGAHAYYSSGVDEGLGQQDIYSITPGIAGKKPQIAVVKGRVTADEKPVKAKIIVTRKDGSMDFGTFYSNAESGNFLLVLLPFMSYKISYQADGFVTHNEYVNTASLRNAVEVKEDIHLYSVGYSLPRVESKDTIGFIFSRLEEELFKLDSMDLNDDKLIALAREREAERRMNIPLNSTSFRIATDATIKRILAQNALLKLPDNKIAINQDSVLAANPLKTADQTPNTNVIPVDSTSHLSDNRSDNHQKKASSEMTIDRTKSTTVVPSDTARVTHDNPVFGVYYKVQIGAYRHPKNFKYAFVKPLGNVESILLNDGITRFTMGNFETLAEAKKLCEKVKGIGIKDAWITATVNGERKLLQELQHMNLKVVN; encoded by the coding sequence TTGAGTTCGAAACATACATTTCTTATTTTCTTTTTTTGGTTGTTGATACAACAACGTACCTTAGGAGAACCCGGAGCCGGAAACGATACCTTGCCAACTATTTCGACGCTTGACGAACAAAGATTGCTGCGCGCCGATGAGTTATTTGAATTAAAAAACTATATCGCAGCCATGCCGCTTTTTGATACCCTCAGCGTGCATTATCCACAGTCGGTTTTATTTAAATTGAAAACCGGGATTTGCTTTTTGCACGCCTCGTCAAAGCACGATAAAGCCTTAATTTATTTGCAGGATGTAAAGAAAAGAAAACCCGATTTGGAAGGAATTGATTATTATTTGGGAAGAGCCTATTTGTATAATTATTTGTACGATGAAGCCATACAATCCTTTCAAAAATACCAGCAAATTCCAGATCGACGTAATGTAATTAAATTTGATGTTTCACATTTTATTGATTATTGCAACAATGGAAAAAATGTGATAAAGGATCCGCTAAGTATATATATTGACAATGTTGGTAAGCCAATAAACACGGATAATTCGGAGTATGTTCCGGTAATTGCGAGTGATGAATCATTCCTGATTTATACCTATCGCGGAGAACGCAGTTTAGGTGGGAAACAGAATGCTCGTAACCGTCCGGATGCGGAGGGAGAGTATTATGAAGATATTTTTATTTCATATCGCATAGGTGATCATTGGTTATTCCCGGAACCTTTAGCGAACATTAATACCATAAACCATGATGCGGCAATTGCACTTTCTGTGGACGGGCAAAAATTATTTGTTTTTAAGGCAACCAAGAAGGACAAGGGAGATATTTATATTTCTCATTTAAATGGCTTGGATTGGTCTGTTCCGGAACGTTTAAATGCCAACATTAACACCAATTATTGGGAAGGAAGTATCACCATGAGCAGTGATGAAAAAACCATTTATTTTACCAGTGCCCGTCCCGGAGGATTTGGAGGAAGAGATATTTATAAATCCATAAAGCAAGCAGATGGAAGTTGGGGTCCTGCTTTGAATTTAGGTTCCTCCATAAATACTCAATATAATGAAGATGCCCCTTTTTTGCACCCCAACTCTAAATTGTTTTATTTTAGTTCCGAAGGGCATAACAGTATTGGAGGCTATGATATTTTTAAATCGGAGGTATCGCATGATTCACTCACTGCTCCGGTGAATCTTGGTTTTCCGGTAAATACCTCAAGCGACGATAAGTACATTTCCATAAGTTCAAATGGGGCCCATGCTTATTATTCATCGGGGGTGGACGAAGGCTTAGGGCAACAAGATATTTATTCCATTACACCCGGAATTGCCGGAAAAAAGCCACAAATAGCAGTCGTTAAGGGGAGGGTTACAGCTGATGAAAAACCTGTAAAGGCAAAAATTATTGTAACACGTAAAGATGGATCAATGGATTTTGGGACATTTTATTCGAATGCTGAAAGTGGTAATTTTTTGCTCGTATTGCTTCCCTTTATGAGTTATAAAATTAGTTATCAGGCGGATGGTTTTGTTACCCACAACGAATATGTAAACACCGCGTCATTGCGCAATGCGGTGGAGGTAAAGGAGGATATTCACCTTTATTCGGTGGGCTATTCTCTTCCCAGAGTTGAGAGCAAAGATACTATCGGATTTATTTTTTCGAGATTGGAGGAGGAGTTGTTTAAATTGGATAGTATGGATTTGAACGACGATAAATTAATAGCGCTTGCGCGCGAAAGAGAAGCGGAACGCAGGATGAATATCCCTTTAAATTCTACCTCTTTCAGGATTGCAACGGATGCTACCATTAAAAGAATTCTAGCACAAAATGCTTTGCTCAAATTACCGGATAATAAAATTGCCATTAACCAAGATTCCGTGCTTGCTGCTAATCCTTTGAAAACCGCAGACCAAACTCCGAATACCAATGTTATTCCGGTGGATTCCACCTCACACTTAAGTGATAATCGCTCGGACAATCATCAAAAGAAGGCCTCTTCTGAAATGACTATTGATAGAACGAAATCAACAACCGTTGTGCCTTCTGATACTGCTAGAGTTACGCACGACAATCCTGTTTTTGGAGTATATTATAAGGTGCAAATTGGTGCATACCGTCACCCAAAAAATTTCAAATATGCTTTTGTGAAGCCTTTGGGGAATGTTGAGTCTATTCTTTTGAACGATGGTATTACGCGTTTTACCATGGGTAATTTTGAGACCCTTGCGGAAGCAAAAAAATTATGTGAAAAAGTGAAAGGCATCGGAATAAAGGACGCTTGGATAACCGCCACTGTAAATGGTGAGCGCAAGTTACTTCAGGAACTACAACACATGAATTTAAAAGTAGTAAACTGA